Proteins encoded together in one Impatiens glandulifera chromosome 1, dImpGla2.1, whole genome shotgun sequence window:
- the LOC124922660 gene encoding protein trichome birefringence-like 10: protein MVKRQSNEELQTMCFSDLFNKLKRFRLLEPSLGILGFFLVTVCVICGFFYLDYRAAVKGFGFLAESNRFVWLKSVGSNGNQRVEFLSDKGFDCDVFDGDWVWDESYPLYQSTDCPFLDEGFRCSENGRPDYFYTKWRWQPKACNLPRFDAKIILERLRDKRLVFVGDSIGRNQWESLLCLLSGGVSDIDSIYEVNGSPITKHKGFLVFKFADFNLTVEYYRAPFLVLQSRPPAGAPANVRTTLKLDQMDWSSIQWKDADVIIFNTGHWWNYEKTIRGGCYFQEGLDLKFDMEIDTAYRKSLTTVFGWIREAVNTNKTQVFFRTYAPVHFRGGHWNTGGNCHMETLPDLVSSLVPTQTWDRYNIFEDVYSGHSNVSSAKVVNLLNVTMMTARRKDGHSSLYYLGPFIGPAPLHRQDCSHWCLPGVPDTWNELLYALLLRRGSASAFSG from the exons ATGGTTAAGAGGCAGTCGAATGAAGAGCTTCAGACGATGTGCTTCTCTgatttattcaataaattaaaacgGTTCAGACTCTTAGAACCTTCTTTGGGCATTCTGGGGTTCTTCCTTGTCACTGTTTGTGTTATTTGCGGTTTCTTCTACTTGGATTACAGGGCTGCGGTTAAAGGGTTTGGGTTTTTAGCGGAATCGAATAGGTTTGTGTGGCTTAAATCTGTTGGGTCCAATGGGAATCAAAGAGTTGAGTTTTTGAGTGACAAAGGGTTTGATTGTGATGTGTTTGATGGTGATTGGGTTTGGGATGAATCTTACCCACTTTATCAATCTACAGATTGTCCCTTCTTAGATGAAGGGTTTAGATGCTCTGAAAACGGAAGACCCGATTACTTCTACACTAAGTGGCGTTGGCAACCCAAAGCCTGCAACTTGCCCag ATTTGATGCAAAGATTATCCTTGAGAGACTTCGCGACAAGCGGTTAGTATTTGTTGGAGATTCAATTGGGAGAAACCAATGGGAGTCTCTATTGTGTTTGTTATCTGGTGGGGTTTCCGATATTGATTCAATTTACGAAGTAAATGGCAGTCCGATTACGAAACACAAGGGGTTCTTAGTGTTCAAGTTTGCTGATTTTAACCTAACCGTCGAGTATTATAGGGCCCCGTTTCTCGTATTACAAAGCAGGCCGCCTGCCGGAGCTCCGGCGAATGTAAGAACCACTTTGAAGTTGGATCAGATGGACTGGAGTTCAATACAGTGGAAAGACGCAGACGTGATTATATTTAACACCGGACATTGGTGGAATTACGAGAAGACCATTAGAGGTGGTTGTTACTTCCAAGAAGGATTGGATTTGAAGTTTGATATGGAAATTGATACTGCCTATAGGAAATCGCTAACAACAGTGTTTGGATGGATCCGTGAGGCGGTTAACACCAACAAGACGCAAGTGTTCTTTCGCACTTACGCCCCTGTCCATTTCAG AGGCGGGCACTGGAATACAGGGGGAAACTGTCACATGGAAACTCTACCGGACCTGGTTTCCTCATTGGTACCAACTCAGACATGGGATCGTTACAACATATTTGAGGACGTGTACTCGGGCCATTCAAACGTGTCAAGTGCAAAAGTTGTTAACTTATTAAACGTGACCATGATGACTGCCCGAAGAAAAGATGGACATTCATCGCTATACTATCTTGGTCCATTCATAGGCCCGGCTCCACTCCACAGACAGGATTGTAGCCATTGGTGTCTGCCCGGTGTGCCCGATACATGGAACGAACTGCTCTATGCTTTGTTGTTGAGGCGTGGGTCAGCATCAGCTTTTTCGGGCTAA
- the LOC124922653 gene encoding uncharacterized protein LOC124922653, which yields MEIESIKCACCGLKEDCTEDYINQVKDNFGGKWLCGLCSEAVRDEVGRGNKPFEMDDALKAHMSFCRKYKSNPAIRVADGMRQMLRRRSGETSSSSSSSSSKKYTRSSSSSQVGDDSSFSYY from the coding sequence ATGGAAATTGAATCAATCAAGTGTGCATGCTGCGGGTTGAAAGAAGACTGCACTGAGGATTATATTAACCAGGTGAAGGACAATTTTGGAGGCAAATGGCTATGCGGGTTGTGTTCTGAAGCAGTTAGAGATGAAGTTGGCAGAGGGAATAAGCCATTTGAGATGGACGATGCCCTCAAGGCTCACATGTCGTTTTGTCGAAAGTACAAATCTAACCCCGCCATTCGAGTAGCCGATGGGATGAGGCAGATGCTCAGGAGAAGATCAGGAGAAACatcttcatcctcttcttcttcttcttccaagaaGTACACAAGATCATCCAGCTCTTCCCAAGTTGGTGATGActcttctttttcatattaCTAG
- the LOC124922659 gene encoding NEDD8-activating enzyme E1 catalytic subunit produces the protein MADSVEQQSRSRDLDKLLLRPGNLVGSNFEPGVELRDDLQEYAKILVVGAGGLGCELLKDLALSGFKNLEVIDMDRIEVSNLNRQFLFRLKDVGKPKAEVAAKRVMERVAGVNIVPHFCRIEDKELDFYSDFNIIVLGLDSIEARSYINSVACGFLEYDSDDNPREETIKPMVDGGTEGFKGHARVILPGVTPCFECTIWLFPPQVKFPLCTLAETPRTAAHCIEYAHLIKWDEAHSGKTFDPDDPEHMQWVYSEAVKRAELFGIQGVTYSLTQGVVKNIIPAIASTNAIISATCALETLKIASGCSKTISNYLTYNGVGGLHTKVTEFVKDRECLVCGPGVLIELDTSVSLQKFIDLLEEHPKLLLSRASVSHRGKTLYMQAPPVLEEMTRSNLEKPLFDLMEKTSKDMVHVTGMAKKGDRKASILRKLCVVFKGVVDGVTDMDTAGGA, from the exons ATGGCGGATTCAGTGGAACAACAAAGTAGATCGCGGGACCTTGATAAGCTTCTCCTAAGACCTGGCAATCTCGTTGGTTCCAACTTCGAACCAGGCGTCGAA CTGAGGGATGACCTTCAAGAATACGCCAAGATTTTGGTTGTCGGAGCCGGAGGTCTAGGCTGTGAGTTGCTCAAGGACCTTGCTTTATCGGGTTTCAAGAATCTTGAAGTCATAGACATGGACAGGATCGAGGTTTCCAATCTCAACCGACAGTTCCTCTTCAG GCTTAAAGATGTTGGGAAGCCAAAGGCAGAGGTGGCTGCCAAACGCGTGATGGAAAGAGTAGCTGGAGTGAACATTGTGCCACATTTTTGCCGTATTGAGGATAAAGAACTCGACTTCTACAGTGATTTCAACATCATTGTTCTTGGTCTTGATTCCATAGAGGCTCGCAGCTACATAAATTCGGTTGCTTGTGGTTTTCTTG AGTATGATTCTGATGACAACCCACGAGAAGAAACTATAAAACCTATGGTAGATGGTGGAACTGAAGGCTTCAAAGGCCATGCGAGGGTTATACTTCCAGGTGTCACTCCATGCTTTGAATGTACTATTTGGCTTTTTCCCCCTCAGGTGAAATTCCCCTTATGCACATTAGCAGAAACACCTAGAACTGCTGCTCACTGTATTGAATATGCCCACTTAATTAAATGGGACGAG GCTCATAGTGGAAAAACATTTGATCCAGATGATCCAGAGCATATGCAATGGGTTTATTCAGAA GCTGTCAAGAGAGCTGAACTATTTGGCATTCAGGGAGTTACATACTCGTTGACTCAG GGTGTTGTAAAGAATATTATACCTGCCATAGCTTCCACCAATGCAATCATATCAGCTACATGCGCATTGGAGACTTTGAAGATCGCCTCGGGCTGCAgtaaaacaatttcaaattatttgac TTATAATGGGGTGGGAGGTCTCCATACAAAAGTTACAGAGTTTGTGAAGGACAGAGAATGCCTTGTATGTGGTCCAGGTGTTCTAATCGAGCTTGACACTTCAGTTTCCTTGCAGAAG tTCATCGATCTTCTGGAAGAGCATCCAAAGCTGTTGTTGTCCAGAGCAAGTGTTTCACATCGAGGGAAGACTCTATACATGCAGGCTCCTCCAGTACTGGAAGAGATGACAAGATCAAATCTGGAAAAGCCACTTTTCGATCTAATGGAGAAAACATCGAAGGACATGGTTCATGTGACTGGCATGGCAAAAAAGGGTGACAGGAAAGCATCTATTCTAAGGAAATTATGTGTTGTTTTCAAGGGTGTTGTTGATGGCGTCACAGATATGGACACAGCCGGTGGAGCATAA
- the LOC124922661 gene encoding uncharacterized protein LOC124922661 yields MEVEDDVFFADLNRRISLLIMDDDEEVSVVSYPSVSVQGFTMMGIHPSMQVQSSQFTHMQNGSSTRRECKGTGVFIPQSAHPRRRNRQGRFLSSSSNTKNTSRSNLPQPTTYNLPSNNNINNTTNYYCYNSFGKNRC; encoded by the exons ATGGAAGTTGAAGATGATGTCTTCTTTGCAGACTTGAACAGACGAATTTCTCTCCTAATCATGGACGATGACGAAGAAGTTTCAGTTGTTAGTTACCCTTCAGTTTCTGTACAg ggCTTCACGATGATGGGAATCCATCCGTCGATGCAAGTACAGTCGAGCCAGTTTACTCACATGCAAAATGGTAGTAGTACCAGAAGAGAGTGCAAAGGAACGGGAGTGTTTATTCCTCAGTCTGCACATCCAAGGAGAAGGAACAGGCAAGGAAGGTTCCTATCATCTTCTTCCAACACTAAGAACACATCAAGATCAAACCTTCCTCAACCCACCACTTACAATCTCCCATCtaacaacaacatcaacaacaCCACCAACTATTACTGTTACAATTCTTTTGGAAAAAATAGGTGTTGA